Proteins found in one Chaetodon auriga isolate fChaAug3 chromosome 12, fChaAug3.hap1, whole genome shotgun sequence genomic segment:
- the LOC143329473 gene encoding transferrin receptor protein 1-like → MDQARSTISKIFNGEPHSYTRFNLTQNMEGDNSQVEMKLSSDMDEEVGGNGVGDHLNHNSNRKPYVTQKLSRTPKNLCFMAAATLLIFIIGYLIGYLVHQKKDVAPSCSASTLPFEDPVPHETGAAPLMDWDDVKKLLAQKLSPNKFESVFSEFSSSNHRAGSPGDDDLGNQVLSRFKEYGMNTWTDEHFVKVQDPPVSGFNRFVFNGNEERPTGFLSYSGNGTVKGAVLYAHYGQEVEFDLLRERGINMSGRVILVRAGQITFAEKVANAAKMNASAVLIYPDPDDYSFGDNTQLFGHVHLGSGDPYTPGFPSFNHTQFPPVQSSGLPNILAQTITAGMAASILRQLGGQKVPPGWRGINKLGEENDVITVEVNNVLTEKKINNVFGVIKGFVDADRYVVIGAQRDAWGPGFATSTVGTSVLVELARSISDMVKNDGFKPRRSIVFASWSAGEYGSVGATEWLEGYLSSLNMKAFSYINLDGVVAGRYGFKVAGSPLMHSLIESSLNEVNSPNKAGSLFSQYARGNWEANVLEALNLDNAAYPFLAFSGIPSVSFRFTSGSLEYPYFGTMLDTREKLNSATSNQVPQLAETATRFAGHIVLRLVHDHLLRMDVMKYDKIIRTHVGQINKKVKEIRRMQPQVFPKALTVQWLILASGSYSRASRSLVLDIQNSNLDDIEMCRTINDRIMAVERNFLSPYVSPRERPFRHILLGSGPHTVEALSNHLDTFKSEQPEADANLFHNQFALATWTIQGCANSLAGDIWSLDNEI, encoded by the exons ATGGACCAGGCAAGGTCAACAATATCCAAAATT TTCAATGGGGAGCCGCACTCCTACACGCGATTCAACTTGACCCAGAACATGGAGGGCGACAACAGCCAGGTGGAGATGAAGCTGTCGTCCGACATGGATGAGGAAGTTGGGGGAAATGGCGTGGGAGACCACCTCAATCACAACTCTAACCGCAAACCTTACGTGACTCAAAAGCTTAGCCGCACCCCCAAGAACCTCTGCTTCATGGCAGCCGCCaccctcctcatcttcatcattg GGTACTTGATTGGCTATCTGGTTCATCAGAAGAAGGACGTGGCTCCAAGCTGCTCTGCCTCCACGCTCCCTTTTGAAGATCCTGTTCCCCACGAGACAGGTGCTGCCCCCCTCATGGACTGGGACGATGTGAAAAAGCTCCTTGCTCAAAAACTCAGTCCAAACAAATTTGAGTCTGTCTTCAG TGAGTTTTCCAGTTCCAACCACCGGGCCGGTTCTCCAGGTGATGACGATTTGGGGAACCAGGTACTCAGCAGGTTTAAAGAGTACGGCATGAACACCTGGACTGATGAGCACTTTGTTAAGGTTCAGGACCCCCCAGTTTCTGGCTTCAACAGATTTGTTTTCAATGGCAATGAGGAGCGTCCAACTGGATTCTTGTCCTACAGTGGCAATGGAACAGTAAAG GGTGCCGTCTTGTATGCACATTATGGACAGGAAGTTGAATTTGATTTGCTGCGGGAGAGGGGCATCAACATGAGCGGCAGAGTCATTCTGGTCCGAGCTGGTCAGATCACCTTTGCTGAGAAG GTAGCCAATGCTGCCAAAATGAATGCCTCTGCTGTGCTGATCTACCCAGACCCTGATGATTACTCTTTTGGAGACAACACTCAGCTCTTTGGACAT GTCCACTTGGGTTCAGGGGATCCCTACACCCCAGGCTTCCCCTCCTTCAACCACACCCAGTTTCCACCTGTCCAGTCTTCAGGCCTGCCAAACATCTTGGCCCAGACGATCACAGCAGGCATGGCTGCCAGCATACTCAG GCAGCTTGGGGGCCAGAAGGTGCCGCCAGGGTGGCGAGGCATCAACAAGCTGGGAGAGGAGAACGATGTAATTACTGTGGAAGTCAACAACGTTCTCACTGAGAAGAAGATAAATAATGTCTTCGGGGTCATCAAAGGCTTTGTGGACGCAG ACCGGTATGTGGTTATCGGTGCTCAGAGGGATGCTTGGGGTCCAGGTTTTGCCACATCAACCGTCGGCACCAGCGTCCTCGTTGAGCTGGCACGCTCCATCTCCGACATGGTGAAGAATG ACGGATTCAAGCCGAGGAGAAGCATCGTGTTTGCAAGCTGGAGTGCTGGAGAATATGGGAGTGTTGGCGCCACCGAGTGGTTGGAG GGCTATCTCTCTTCTCTGAACATGAAAGCTTTCTCCTACATTAACTTGGATGGAGTTGTTGCAG GTCGGTATGGATTTAAAGTAGCAGGCAGTCCCTTGATGCACAGCCTGATCGAGAGCTCTCTGAACGAG GTGAACTCTCCAAACAAGGCTGGGTCTCTGTTTTCGCAGTATGCACGGGGCAACTGGGAAGCAAACGT GTTGGAGGCTCTAAACTTGGATAATGCTGCGTATCCCTTCCTGGCCTTTTCTGGCATTCCCTCGGTCTCCTTCAGATTCACCTCTGGTAGTTTA GAGTACCCGTACTTTGGCACGATGCTGGACACCAGGGAGAAACTGAACTCGGCCACATCCAATCAGGTTCCTCAGCTGGCTGAAACAGCGACCCGGTTTGCAGGTCACATAGTGCTGAGGCTGGTCCATGATCACCTGCTGCGGATGGACGTGATGAAGTACGATAAGATCATACGGACTCACGTGGGTCAGATCAataagaaagtgaaagaaattcGGAGG ATGCAGCCCCAGGTGTTTCCCAAGGCGCTGACCGTGCAGTGGTTGATCCTGGCCTCTGGCTCGTACAGCCGCGCCTCCCGCAGCCTGGTCCTAGACATCCAGAACAGCAACCTGGATGACATCGAGATGTGTCGCACCATTAATGACCGCATCATGGCG GTGGAAAGGAACTTCCTGTCACCCTATGTGTCACCCAGAGAGAGACCTTTCCGCCACATCCTGCTGGGCTCCGGCCCTCACACTGTTGAGGCTCTGTCCAACCACCTCGACACCTTCAAGAGTGAACAGCCGGAGGCGGACGCCAACCTGTTCCACAACCAGTTCGCCCTGGCAACCTGGACCATTCAGGGCTGCGCCAACTCGCTAGCGGGGGACATCTGGTCTTTGGATAATGAAATCTAA